A genomic region of Streptomyces rimosus contains the following coding sequences:
- a CDS encoding MmyB family transcriptional regulator — MSRKQRLGDFLRDWRAPRDPNQVPGFTAKFGHRDRLGITQAEMAVLTGVTEGWYRRLESGRIERPKTEWLERIVRILDLDEAQRHTLFVYARGQVPPPLYRPTGAVDPSTSALIQVQPWPAYLSDSAWDVLLYNAACEKDWPWMKHGINVMIWALTYPEARLQLINWEEDWAKPMASQLRLAAAEQPENRRLTEVVAEIKERDRVAARLLTDDLTTVTHPDGDRRWLYLPGHGDEEFEVTFRCFAPLSDRTQRLMLVVPSDYPVATEPAASGYAAAASRAMPSTSSNVVDGTSGTPASW; from the coding sequence ATGTCCCGTAAGCAGCGCCTCGGCGACTTCCTGCGCGACTGGCGCGCCCCGCGGGACCCCAACCAGGTGCCGGGTTTCACCGCGAAATTCGGCCACCGGGACCGGCTCGGTATCACGCAGGCCGAGATGGCGGTGCTCACCGGCGTCACCGAGGGCTGGTACCGCAGGCTGGAGTCCGGCCGGATCGAGCGGCCGAAGACCGAGTGGCTGGAGCGCATCGTGCGCATCCTCGACCTCGACGAGGCGCAGCGGCACACCCTCTTCGTGTACGCGCGGGGCCAGGTGCCGCCGCCGCTCTACCGCCCCACCGGCGCGGTCGACCCGTCGACGTCCGCGCTCATCCAGGTCCAGCCCTGGCCCGCGTACCTGTCCGACTCGGCGTGGGACGTGCTCCTGTACAACGCGGCCTGCGAGAAGGACTGGCCGTGGATGAAGCACGGCATCAACGTCATGATCTGGGCGCTGACGTACCCGGAGGCCCGCCTCCAGCTGATCAACTGGGAGGAGGACTGGGCCAAGCCGATGGCGTCCCAGCTGCGCCTGGCCGCCGCCGAACAGCCGGAGAACCGCCGGCTGACGGAGGTCGTCGCGGAGATCAAGGAGCGCGACCGGGTCGCCGCCCGGCTGCTCACCGACGATCTGACGACGGTCACCCACCCGGACGGCGACCGGCGCTGGCTGTACCTGCCCGGCCACGGCGACGAGGAGTTCGAGGTCACCTTCCGCTGCTTCGCGCCGCTCAGCGACCGTACGCAGCGGCTCATGCTGGTGGTGCCGTCCGACTACCCGGTGGCCACGGAGCCCGCCGCGTCCGGCTACGCGGCGGCCGCCAGCCGGGCCATGCCCTCGACCAGCTCGAACGTGGTGGACGGTACGTCCGGCACGCCCGCCTCCTGGTAG
- the fabG gene encoding 3-oxoacyl-ACP reductase FabG, which yields MSRSVFITGGNRGIGLAIAQAMAADGDKVAVTYRSGEPPAGVLGVKCDITDPEQVEAAFQRIEEAHGPVEVLVANAGITRDALLMRMSEDDFGDVVGTNLTAAYRVAKRATRGMLRARKGRMIFIGSTVGLRGEAGQANYAAAKAGLVGLARSIARELGSRGITANVVTPGLTETDMTAALPQERLDAMLEEIPLRKAARPEDIAAAVRFLAGEEASYITGAVIPVDGGAGMGH from the coding sequence ATGAGCCGCAGCGTCTTCATCACCGGTGGCAACCGAGGCATCGGGCTGGCGATCGCGCAGGCCATGGCCGCCGACGGCGACAAGGTCGCCGTCACCTACCGGTCGGGCGAGCCGCCCGCCGGCGTCCTGGGCGTCAAGTGCGACATCACCGACCCGGAGCAGGTCGAGGCGGCGTTCCAGCGGATCGAGGAGGCGCACGGCCCGGTCGAGGTCCTGGTGGCGAACGCGGGCATCACCCGCGACGCGCTGCTGATGCGCATGTCCGAGGACGACTTCGGCGACGTGGTGGGCACCAACCTCACCGCCGCCTACCGGGTGGCCAAGCGCGCCACCCGCGGCATGCTGCGCGCCCGCAAGGGCCGCATGATCTTCATCGGCTCCACCGTCGGGCTGCGCGGCGAGGCGGGCCAGGCGAACTACGCGGCGGCCAAGGCCGGTCTGGTCGGCCTCGCCCGCTCCATCGCCCGCGAACTGGGCTCGCGCGGCATCACCGCCAACGTGGTCACCCCCGGCCTCACCGAGACCGACATGACCGCGGCGCTCCCGCAGGAACGCCTGGACGCCATGCTGGAGGAAATCCCGCTGCGCAAGGCCGCCCGCCCCGAGGACATCGCCGCGGCGGTGCGCTTCCTCGCCGGCGAGGAAGCGTCGTACATCACCGGGGCCGTCATCCCGGTCGACGGCGGCGCGGGCATGGGTCACTGA
- a CDS encoding MarR family winged helix-turn-helix transcriptional regulator, with protein sequence MPDKDQERLATDLGATVSLLMRQLRAVSHAGGLTASQRAALARIDAEGPTTIAALARAEYVRPQSMRMTIGALEEQGILRRSPHPTDGRQVVFSFTEEGRRVLAEARQAKQNWLAVAIAERLGPAEQHTLAEATELLKRLIQE encoded by the coding sequence ATGCCCGACAAGGATCAGGAACGCCTGGCGACCGACCTGGGCGCCACCGTGAGCCTCCTCATGCGCCAGCTGCGCGCCGTCTCGCACGCCGGCGGACTCACCGCCTCGCAGCGCGCGGCACTCGCCCGTATCGACGCCGAGGGGCCCACCACCATCGCGGCACTGGCCCGCGCGGAATACGTACGGCCGCAGTCGATGCGGATGACGATCGGAGCCCTGGAGGAGCAGGGCATCCTGCGGCGGAGCCCGCATCCGACCGACGGCCGGCAGGTCGTCTTCTCCTTCACCGAGGAGGGGCGGCGGGTGCTCGCCGAGGCCCGGCAGGCCAAGCAGAACTGGCTCGCCGTCGCCATCGCCGAACGCCTCGGCCCGGCCGAACAGCACACGCTGGCCGAAGCCACCGAGCTGCTGAAGCGGCTGATACAGGAATGA